A single genomic interval of Oceanithermus profundus DSM 14977 harbors:
- a CDS encoding phosphate-starvation-inducible PsiE family protein: MERFPTSLLERIEASIYLAAGYILSLAAAALLGFAVWEAIGLFSSQNLAGAIVRLLDRVLLALMIAEIIYTVARFSREGHLEAEPFLVVGVIAAVRRMLVITAESTVEMSLDSAHFLAVLAELGLLSLAIVCFAFAIFLIRRR, from the coding sequence ATGGAGCGTTTCCCGACCAGCCTGCTCGAACGCATCGAGGCGTCGATCTACCTGGCCGCGGGCTACATCCTCTCGCTCGCCGCCGCGGCGCTCCTGGGCTTCGCGGTCTGGGAGGCGATCGGGCTGTTCTCCAGTCAAAACCTGGCCGGGGCCATCGTGCGGCTCTTGGACCGGGTGCTGCTGGCGTTGATGATCGCCGAGATCATCTACACCGTCGCCCGTTTCTCACGCGAAGGCCACCTCGAGGCCGAGCCCTTCCTGGTCGTGGGCGTGATCGCCGCGGTGCGGCGGATGCTGGTGATCACCGCCGAGAGCACCGTGGAAATGAGCCTCGACAGCGCCCACTTCCTCGCGGTTCTGGCCGAGCTGGGGCTGCTGTCGCTGGCCATCGTCTGCTTCGCCTTCGCCATCTTCCTAATTCGGCGGCGGTAG
- a CDS encoding deoxynucleoside kinase, with product MYIAIEGPIGVGKTTLTRHLAQALEGEALFEVVEENPFLPLFYEDPEHYAFKVQVFFLLSRYKQLEHLAQPRLFERAVVADYLFDKDFIFASLNLEGHEWELYQELYQSLSPRIPTPDLTIYLRAPLEVLLERIRRRGRSFERGIDPGYLERLTEAYDRHFARYRGRLWVFDNTDVNYADDPAAAHWVTRQVLARASVD from the coding sequence GTGTACATCGCCATCGAAGGACCCATTGGGGTCGGTAAGACCACGCTCACCCGCCACCTCGCCCAGGCCCTGGAGGGCGAGGCGCTTTTCGAGGTCGTCGAGGAAAACCCCTTTTTGCCGCTCTTCTACGAGGACCCGGAGCACTACGCCTTCAAGGTCCAGGTCTTCTTTCTGCTCTCGCGCTACAAGCAGCTCGAACACCTGGCGCAGCCGCGCCTCTTCGAGCGCGCGGTGGTCGCCGACTACCTCTTCGACAAGGACTTCATCTTCGCCTCCCTCAACCTCGAGGGGCACGAATGGGAGCTCTACCAGGAGCTCTACCAGAGCCTTTCGCCGCGCATCCCCACCCCCGACCTGACGATCTACCTGCGGGCGCCGCTGGAGGTGCTGCTGGAGCGCATCCGCCGCCGCGGCCGCAGCTTCGAGCGCGGCATCGACCCGGGCTACCTCGAGCGCCTCACCGAGGCCTACGACCGCCACTTCGCCCGCTACCGGGGCCGCCTCTGGGTCTTCGACAACACCGACGTCAACTACGCCGACGATCCCGCCGCCGCCCACTGGGTCACCCGCCAGGTGCTGGCCCGGGCCAGCGTAGACTGA
- a CDS encoding HIT family protein, giving the protein MNWKMATQPCVQRTAAYAAPRIGAILPTLVLQCQCGLCKPATAAYAHVSPLVHPVQLCGKKDKQIQPFGREGIVNLIQYDPDCFICRKHRKEIHIPGGAIYEDDLVYIGHAQIREGQATAYLGYLMVEPKRHVPGVAELTDVEAQAIGLMVARLSKVLKASEKAEHVYVFVLGDFVHHLHVHVVPRYPGAPREYWGIHVDEWPGAPRGGAEEIDALCMRLREKLKNE; this is encoded by the coding sequence TTGAATTGGAAGATGGCAACCCAACCCTGTGTGCAGCGGACAGCGGCTTACGCCGCTCCCAGAATCGGCGCAATTTTGCCAACGCTGGTGCTACAATGTCAGTGTGGGTTGTGCAAACCCGCCACTGCCGCCTACGCTCACGTTAGCCCGCTTGTTCATCCCGTACAGCTGTGTGGTAAGAAAGACAAACAAATACAGCCTTTTGGAAGGGAAGGAATCGTCAACTTGATACAGTATGACCCCGACTGCTTCATTTGCCGCAAACATCGAAAAGAAATACATATTCCCGGCGGGGCAATCTACGAAGATGACCTGGTTTACATAGGACATGCTCAAATCCGCGAAGGGCAAGCCACAGCTTATCTGGGTTATCTTATGGTTGAACCAAAGCGGCATGTTCCAGGAGTGGCAGAATTAACAGATGTAGAAGCCCAGGCGATAGGTTTGATGGTGGCACGCCTAAGCAAAGTGCTCAAAGCCAGCGAAAAAGCAGAGCATGTTTATGTATTTGTGCTGGGAGATTTTGTACACCATCTTCACGTTCATGTAGTACCGCGTTATCCTGGTGCGCCACGTGAATATTGGGGTATCCACGTGGACGAGTGGCCAGGCGCACCTCGTGGTGGCGCAGAAGAGATAGACGCATTATGTATGCGTCTGCGCGAGAAACTGAAAAATGAGTAA
- a CDS encoding YdeI/OmpD-associated family protein, translated as MEAYRSRPPYQQNDYIGWITRAKRTETREKRFAQMLEELEQGDKYMKMACRPKRYG; from the coding sequence ATGGAAGCTTATCGTAGCCGCCCGCCGTACCAGCAGAATGATTATATTGGATGGATAACCAGAGCGAAGCGGACGGAGACGAGAGAAAAGCGATTTGCGCAGATGCTGGAAGAGTTAGAGCAGGGTGATAAGTATATGAAGATGGCTTGTCGCCCTAAGCGATATGGTTGA
- a CDS encoding Nif3-like dinuclear metal center hexameric protein, which produces MQRDRLVTWLDDFLKIHDYPDLALNGLQVEGKETIERIGVAVDAAQATFDDAVAAGVDLLIVHHGLFWGQPLAIRGHVKKRIQTLLDAGIGLYAAHLPLDAHPEVGNNAVLARELGMVDLEPFGSYKGVKIGFKGRFPAGTTLHDVADRLGQLTGMQSLVHQGGGDLISRGGIVSGAAAWTLVEADEEGLDVFITGEPKHEVFHEAFERRINVVYAGHYDTETFGVKALAARIEAEFGLPWTFFDRPTGL; this is translated from the coding sequence ATGCAAAGAGACCGCCTCGTAACCTGGCTCGACGACTTCCTGAAGATCCACGACTACCCCGACCTCGCCCTCAACGGCCTGCAGGTGGAGGGCAAGGAAACCATCGAACGCATCGGCGTGGCCGTGGACGCCGCCCAGGCCACCTTCGACGACGCGGTGGCCGCGGGGGTGGACCTGTTGATCGTGCACCACGGCCTCTTCTGGGGCCAGCCGCTGGCGATCCGGGGGCACGTGAAGAAACGCATCCAGACGCTGCTCGACGCCGGCATCGGCCTCTACGCCGCGCACCTGCCCCTCGACGCCCACCCCGAGGTGGGCAACAACGCCGTCCTCGCCCGCGAGCTGGGCATGGTGGACCTGGAGCCCTTCGGCAGCTACAAGGGCGTCAAGATCGGGTTCAAGGGCCGCTTCCCCGCCGGCACCACGCTGCACGACGTGGCCGACCGCCTGGGCCAGCTCACCGGCATGCAGAGCCTGGTGCACCAGGGCGGCGGCGACCTGATCTCCCGCGGGGGCATCGTTTCGGGCGCCGCCGCCTGGACGCTGGTCGAAGCCGACGAGGAAGGGCTCGACGTCTTCATCACCGGCGAACCCAAGCACGAGGTCTTCCACGAAGCCTTCGAACGCCGCATCAACGTGGTCTACGCCGGCCACTACGACACCGAGACCTTCGGGGTGAAGGCGCTGGCCGCCCGGATCGAGGCCGAGTTCGGCCTGCCGTGGACCTTCTTCGACCGCCCCACGGGGTTGTGA
- a CDS encoding S1C family serine protease has translation MRPRDLRPSLATALWLIAVLALPAWAEVSGAAEAARVRVIQEAMPAVVKIQGTPTYAGGEDAVWGSGFFYSSGRVVTNFHVVDGLKNLTVTLYDGRSYPADVFAVDRGIDLAILEVHGATAPATLTFARETKVLAGQTAIVLGSPFGKRNLVSVGVISGSGPFDYVGQLGEGDVGIEIPEIFYTDARVEPGNSGGPLLDGQGRVIGVIDAVLGGASGIGGLGIAVPAYLVVQSIYDLEQFGVPQRGWLGAALVDLTELDPLTLRLAGLESTQGAMVDRVQPGSPAEAAGLQGARRDRYGKLVELGDVIVAVGGKAVKNRFDVIREIARRRPGEKVELTLWRNGQKITVTVQLTARR, from the coding sequence ATGCGACCCCGCGACCTGCGCCCCTCCCTCGCCACGGCCCTCTGGCTGATCGCCGTGCTCGCCCTGCCCGCCTGGGCCGAGGTCTCGGGCGCGGCCGAGGCCGCCCGCGTCCGGGTGATCCAGGAGGCCATGCCCGCCGTGGTCAAGATCCAGGGCACCCCCACCTACGCCGGCGGCGAGGACGCCGTCTGGGGCTCGGGGTTCTTTTACTCGAGCGGCCGGGTCGTCACCAACTTTCACGTCGTGGACGGCCTCAAGAACCTGACGGTCACCCTTTACGACGGCCGCAGCTACCCCGCCGACGTCTTCGCCGTGGACCGCGGCATCGACCTGGCCATCCTCGAGGTGCACGGAGCCACGGCCCCGGCCACCCTCACCTTCGCCCGCGAAACCAAGGTGCTCGCCGGGCAGACCGCGATCGTGCTCGGCTCCCCCTTCGGCAAGCGCAACCTCGTCTCCGTCGGCGTCATCTCCGGCAGCGGCCCCTTCGACTACGTGGGGCAGTTAGGCGAGGGGGACGTGGGCATCGAGATTCCCGAGATCTTCTACACCGACGCCCGCGTCGAACCCGGCAACTCGGGCGGCCCCCTGCTCGACGGTCAGGGCCGGGTCATCGGGGTGATCGACGCGGTGCTGGGCGGCGCCAGCGGCATTGGCGGGCTGGGCATCGCCGTGCCCGCCTACCTGGTGGTGCAGAGCATCTACGACCTCGAGCAGTTCGGGGTGCCCCAGCGCGGCTGGCTGGGCGCGGCGCTCGTCGACCTGACCGAGCTGGATCCGCTCACCCTGCGCCTGGCGGGCCTGGAAAGCACCCAGGGGGCGATGGTCGACCGGGTGCAACCGGGCTCGCCCGCCGAGGCCGCGGGGCTGCAAGGTGCGCGGCGCGACCGCTACGGCAAACTCGTCGAGCTGGGCGACGTCATCGTCGCCGTGGGCGGCAAGGCCGTCAAGAACCGCTTCGACGTGATCCGCGAGATCGCCCGCCGCCGCCCGGGCGAGAAGGTGGAGCTCACCCTTTGGAGAAACGGCCAGAAGATCACCGTGACCGTGCAACTCACCGCACGACGCTGA
- a CDS encoding DUF192 domain-containing protein has product MAKFKWLLIGAVVALGTYGYFAATQLRLESAPPPLQLRQRVLYVTTPTQTYELVVEVAETPEQQMRGLMYRTELAEDHGMVFLFPRATDVGFWMKNTKIPLSIAFFDQNGRIVRILDMDPCTLPPEESDRCPVYAPGLAYVGALEVNQGWFAARGVKEGDSISFGPWK; this is encoded by the coding sequence ATGGCCAAGTTTAAGTGGCTTTTGATCGGCGCGGTCGTGGCGCTGGGAACCTACGGCTACTTCGCCGCCACCCAGCTGCGGCTCGAATCCGCCCCGCCGCCGCTGCAACTGCGCCAGCGGGTGCTCTACGTGACCACCCCGACGCAGACCTACGAACTCGTCGTGGAGGTGGCCGAGACCCCCGAACAGCAGATGCGGGGGCTGATGTACCGCACCGAGCTGGCCGAAGACCACGGCATGGTCTTCCTCTTCCCCAGGGCGACCGACGTGGGTTTTTGGATGAAGAACACCAAGATTCCGCTCTCCATCGCCTTCTTCGACCAGAACGGACGCATCGTGCGCATCCTCGACATGGACCCCTGCACCCTTCCGCCCGAGGAATCGGACCGCTGTCCGGTCTACGCGCCCGGCCTCGCCTATGTGGGGGCGCTGGAGGTGAACCAGGGCTGGTTCGCCGCCCGCGGCGTCAAGGAGGGGGACTCGATCAGCTTCGGGCCCTGGAAATGA
- the tmk gene encoding dTMP kinase has translation MAEPLRFISFEGPEGSGKSTQAARLAARLRARGVSTVLTHEPGGTELGREVRRWLLHQGAAMSPEAEFLLYSADRAEHVRTVLEPALAAGSFVICDRFVDSSYAYQGYGRGLDLAWLRSVSDGILRGVRPSLTFLLDLPPERGLARLAGRDRLEGESLTFHRRVREGYRSLAQSEPERFVVLDAELPEDELEARIAREVISRWPSLSGF, from the coding sequence ATGGCGGAACCGCTGCGCTTCATCAGCTTCGAAGGCCCCGAGGGTTCGGGCAAGAGCACCCAGGCCGCGCGGCTGGCCGCCCGCTTGCGGGCGCGGGGGGTGTCCACGGTGCTGACCCACGAACCCGGGGGGACGGAGCTGGGGCGGGAGGTGCGTCGCTGGTTGCTGCACCAGGGCGCGGCCATGAGCCCGGAGGCCGAGTTCCTGCTCTACTCCGCCGACCGCGCGGAGCACGTGCGCACGGTGCTCGAGCCCGCCCTGGCCGCGGGATCGTTCGTGATCTGCGACCGCTTCGTGGACTCGTCCTACGCCTACCAGGGCTACGGCCGCGGCCTCGACCTCGCCTGGCTGCGGTCGGTGAGCGACGGCATCCTGCGCGGCGTCCGCCCCAGCCTCACCTTCCTGCTGGACCTGCCGCCCGAACGGGGGCTGGCGCGGCTGGCCGGGCGCGACCGGCTCGAAGGCGAGTCGCTCACCTTTCACCGGCGGGTGCGCGAGGGGTACCGGAGCCTGGCCCAAAGCGAACCCGAACGCTTCGTGGTCCTCGACGCGGAGCTGCCCGAAGACGAACTGGAAGCCCGCATCGCCCGGGAGGTGATCTCACGATGGCCAAGTTTAAGTGGCTTTTGA
- a CDS encoding VOC family protein, with protein sequence MQFRYDFTRLLVTNFRECFLFYRDVMGFTPTFGTENDTYADFSTGTVNIALFDKREMAATVGAEKLPERVESKDSVCLIFGVASVDETSEYLRLKGVRMVVEPTDHPDWGIRTAHFRDPDGNLIEINQPIEQV encoded by the coding sequence ATGCAATTTAGGTACGATTTTACGCGTTTGCTGGTGACGAATTTTCGGGAGTGCTTCCTCTTCTATCGAGATGTGATGGGGTTCACGCCGACATTTGGGACAGAGAATGACACTTACGCCGATTTTTCTACGGGAACAGTCAATATTGCTTTGTTTGACAAAAGGGAAATGGCGGCAACAGTCGGAGCGGAAAAACTGCCGGAGAGAGTGGAAAGTAAGGATAGTGTGTGTCTGATATTTGGTGTAGCGAGCGTGGACGAAACCAGTGAGTATTTGCGTTTGAAGGGCGTGAGAATGGTTGTAGAACCAACAGATCATCCGGACTGGGGTATTCGCACAGCGCATTTCCGCGATCCGGACGGGAATTTGATAGAAATCAATCAACCGATAGAGCAAGTGTGA
- a CDS encoding phosphate-starvation-inducible PsiE family protein: protein MPRLRPNLIPPLEHGERVIYWLVAVSLMIGALVYLGYTLVYVFGLYAQASYTDGTLALLNGSLLTLMLAQVVYTTLTFLETGVLQIEPVLIVGIIASVRRILVITATLSTSSPAPAPLAFQETMVELGLLGAITLVLAVAIFLIRGRRSKEQPCKETAS from the coding sequence GTGCCGCGCCTGCGCCCCAACCTGATCCCTCCCCTCGAGCACGGGGAGCGGGTCATCTACTGGCTCGTCGCGGTTTCGCTGATGATCGGGGCGCTGGTCTACCTCGGCTACACGCTGGTCTACGTCTTCGGGCTCTACGCCCAGGCCAGCTACACCGACGGCACGCTGGCGCTGCTCAACGGCTCGCTGCTCACGCTGATGCTCGCCCAGGTCGTCTACACCACCCTCACCTTCCTCGAGACCGGGGTCCTGCAGATCGAACCGGTGCTGATCGTGGGCATCATCGCCTCGGTGCGGCGCATCCTGGTGATCACCGCGACGCTCAGCACCTCCTCCCCCGCCCCCGCGCCGCTCGCCTTCCAGGAGACGATGGTGGAGCTGGGGCTGCTGGGGGCGATCACCCTCGTGCTCGCGGTCGCCATCTTCCTGATCCGCGGACGCCGTTCGAAGGAGCAACCATGCAAAGAGACCGCCTCGTAA
- a CDS encoding UDP-N-acetylmuramoyl-L-alanyl-D-glutamate--2,6-diaminopimelate ligase — MTLRELFAPFGLAAPDVEVRGVTHDSRRVEPGFVYVALPGRRFDGHAFVADAVARGAVAVAGARALSPGVPYLRLPETELRPALARLAAEFHGRPSEKLWVAGVTGTDGKTTTTFLLHHLLASSGRRTGMIGTVGYDAGAGLAFPEGHFTTPEAPEVQGLLARMVEGGLTHAVLEASSHALAQHRLDAVDFDLAVWTHLSPEHLDFHGDMEGYFRAKALLVERARLAVLNTACPYAMRLVHRPHLSYGPGGEFELLEVHEEAAGLAFAFASPEGRFETRLPMLGRYNAENALAALAAAYTAGVSPERAAAELPRFAGVPGRMQIVRTEPFRVVVDFAHTPKGLAATLSALRPTTEGRLVVVVGSAGERDPGKRAPLGRTAVELADLAVFTEEDSRSEPVEEILAELARGAEEASGREGKDYLLEPDRGRAIALAFELARPDDTVVLAGKGHERTLERENETLPWNEAALARKLLGLE; from the coding sequence ATGACCCTTCGCGAACTCTTCGCCCCCTTCGGCCTCGCGGCTCCCGACGTGGAGGTGCGGGGGGTGACCCACGACTCGCGGCGGGTAGAGCCCGGCTTCGTCTACGTGGCCTTGCCGGGCCGGCGCTTCGACGGGCACGCCTTCGTCGCGGACGCCGTGGCCCGGGGCGCCGTGGCCGTGGCGGGCGCGCGGGCGCTGAGCCCCGGGGTGCCCTACCTGCGCCTGCCCGAGACCGAGCTGCGGCCGGCGTTGGCGCGGCTGGCGGCGGAGTTCCACGGCCGCCCCTCCGAAAAGCTCTGGGTCGCGGGGGTCACGGGCACCGACGGCAAGACGACGACCACCTTCCTGCTGCACCACCTGCTGGCCTCTAGCGGCCGGCGAACCGGGATGATCGGCACCGTCGGCTACGACGCCGGCGCGGGGCTCGCCTTCCCCGAAGGCCACTTCACCACCCCCGAGGCGCCGGAGGTGCAGGGGCTCTTGGCGCGGATGGTCGAAGGCGGCCTGACCCACGCGGTGCTCGAGGCCAGCTCCCACGCCCTGGCCCAGCACCGGCTCGACGCCGTGGACTTCGACCTGGCCGTCTGGACCCACCTCAGCCCCGAACACCTCGACTTCCACGGCGACATGGAGGGCTACTTCCGCGCCAAGGCCCTGCTGGTCGAGCGGGCGCGGCTCGCGGTGCTCAACACCGCCTGCCCCTACGCCATGCGGCTGGTGCACCGGCCGCACCTGAGCTACGGCCCGGGGGGCGAATTCGAGCTGCTCGAGGTGCACGAGGAGGCCGCCGGGCTCGCCTTCGCCTTTGCGAGTCCCGAGGGCCGCTTCGAAACCCGGCTGCCAATGCTGGGGCGCTACAACGCCGAAAACGCCCTCGCGGCCCTGGCCGCCGCCTACACCGCGGGCGTGAGCCCGGAGCGCGCCGCGGCGGAGCTGCCGCGGTTCGCGGGGGTGCCGGGGCGGATGCAGATCGTGCGGACCGAACCCTTCCGGGTCGTGGTGGACTTCGCCCACACCCCGAAGGGCCTGGCCGCCACGCTCTCCGCGCTCCGGCCGACCACCGAGGGGCGGCTCGTCGTCGTCGTCGGCTCCGCCGGCGAGCGCGACCCCGGCAAACGCGCGCCGCTGGGCCGCACCGCGGTGGAGTTGGCTGACCTGGCCGTCTTCACCGAGGAGGACAGCCGCAGCGAACCGGTGGAGGAAATCCTGGCCGAGCTGGCCCGGGGGGCGGAGGAAGCCAGCGGGCGCGAAGGAAAAGACTACCTGCTCGAGCCCGACCGCGGCCGCGCCATCGCCCTGGCCTTCGAGCTCGCCCGCCCGGACGACACCGTCGTCCTGGCCGGCAAGGGGCACGAACGCACGCTGGAGCGCGAGAACGAGACCCTCCCCTGGAACGAGGCCGCCCTGGCGCGGAAATTACTTGGGCTGGAATAG
- a CDS encoding FmdB family zinc ribbon protein: MPTYVYKGLESGEYFEVEQSIHDDPLTHHPETGEPVKRVIQPVGVIFKGSGWYVKDSRSSGSQAGKKKSEGGSEKAAKSAAAD, encoded by the coding sequence ATGCCGACTTACGTGTACAAAGGACTGGAAAGCGGCGAGTACTTCGAAGTGGAGCAGAGCATCCACGACGACCCGCTGACCCATCACCCGGAGACGGGCGAGCCGGTAAAGCGTGTGATCCAGCCGGTGGGCGTGATCTTCAAGGGTTCCGGCTGGTACGTGAAGGATTCCCGCAGCTCCGGCTCGCAGGCCGGGAAGAAGAAGTCCGAAGGCGGTTCCGAGAAGGCTGCGAAAAGCGCCGCCGCGGACTGA
- a CDS encoding arginine--tRNA ligase, translated as MTGVKAPLQRAVAQALERMGVSEPPEIDVQETPADKPGDYGTPVAFQLARVLRKAPPRIAAELAERIEPPEGVARVEVVGGYVNFFLDPAWLARAAARPVEPAPKQGGKVLVEHTSVNPNKELHVGHLRNVALGDAIARILDFAGRRVEVLNYIDDTGRQSAESLFALEHYGLTYDGAKKYDHWVGEAYVRLHREMEDEEAKARLEPAIRAVLHRLEAGELRGEIEKLLTAQLETMWDLNAEYDVLVWESDLVREGLLQRALALLEQTPYVSRPTEGKYAGALVMDTSAFIEGMEDPYLVLLRSDGTATYTAKDIAFQFWKMGLLEGLRFRPFTRQPSGRELYTSHPEGEPMPFGNAQETINVIDVRQSYPQQVLKAALEAAGRHDLAEGAYHLAYETVLLEGRPLSGRKGHTVSVDEVLEEAVRRARAVIAEKNPGLENADAVARMVGIGAVRFAMVKTEPKKQIDFRWDQALSFEGDAAPYLQYAHARAASILRKAEAEGLADAPDFDRATPYEVELAKVLLRFEESVQKSAQLKTPHVLAQYLLDLAAAWNAYYNAKEDGRPATPVLTAPEGLRGLRLALVRRLKQTVATGLGLLGIGAPEAM; from the coding sequence ATGACCGGCGTCAAGGCCCCCCTCCAACGAGCCGTCGCCCAGGCCCTCGAGCGCATGGGCGTGAGCGAACCCCCCGAGATCGACGTACAGGAAACCCCCGCGGACAAACCCGGCGACTACGGCACCCCGGTCGCCTTCCAGCTGGCGCGGGTCCTGCGCAAGGCGCCGCCGCGGATCGCCGCCGAGCTGGCCGAGCGGATCGAACCGCCCGAGGGCGTCGCGCGTGTGGAGGTCGTGGGCGGCTACGTCAACTTCTTCCTCGACCCCGCCTGGCTCGCCCGCGCCGCCGCCCGGCCGGTGGAGCCCGCGCCCAAGCAGGGCGGCAAGGTGCTGGTGGAGCACACCTCGGTCAACCCCAACAAGGAGCTGCACGTGGGGCACCTGCGCAACGTCGCCCTGGGCGACGCCATCGCCCGCATCCTCGACTTCGCCGGGCGCCGGGTCGAAGTGCTCAACTACATCGACGACACCGGACGCCAGTCGGCCGAGAGCCTGTTCGCGCTCGAGCACTACGGCCTCACCTACGACGGGGCCAAGAAGTACGACCACTGGGTCGGCGAGGCCTACGTGCGCCTGCACCGTGAAATGGAGGACGAAGAAGCCAAAGCGCGGCTGGAGCCGGCCATTCGCGCGGTGCTGCACCGGCTCGAGGCCGGCGAGCTGCGCGGCGAGATCGAGAAGCTGCTCACCGCCCAGCTCGAGACGATGTGGGACCTGAACGCCGAGTACGACGTCCTCGTCTGGGAGTCCGACCTCGTGCGCGAGGGGCTGTTGCAGCGGGCGCTGGCGCTCTTGGAGCAAACCCCCTACGTGAGCCGCCCGACCGAGGGCAAGTACGCCGGCGCGCTGGTGATGGACACCTCGGCCTTCATCGAGGGGATGGAAGACCCCTATTTGGTGCTGCTCCGCTCGGACGGCACCGCGACCTACACGGCCAAGGACATCGCCTTTCAGTTCTGGAAGATGGGCCTTCTCGAGGGGCTGCGCTTCCGGCCCTTCACCCGCCAGCCCTCGGGGCGCGAGCTTTACACCAGCCACCCCGAAGGCGAGCCCATGCCCTTCGGCAACGCCCAGGAGACGATCAACGTCATCGACGTGCGCCAGAGCTACCCGCAGCAGGTGCTCAAGGCGGCGCTCGAGGCCGCCGGCCGCCACGACCTAGCCGAGGGGGCCTACCACCTGGCCTACGAGACCGTGCTGCTCGAGGGCCGGCCGCTCTCGGGCCGCAAAGGGCACACCGTCAGCGTGGACGAGGTGCTCGAAGAGGCGGTCCGCCGCGCCCGCGCGGTGATCGCCGAGAAGAACCCCGGCCTGGAGAACGCGGACGCGGTGGCGCGGATGGTGGGCATCGGCGCGGTCCGTTTCGCGATGGTCAAGACCGAGCCGAAGAAGCAGATCGACTTCCGCTGGGACCAGGCGCTCAGCTTCGAGGGCGACGCCGCCCCCTACCTGCAGTACGCCCACGCCCGCGCCGCCTCGATTTTGCGTAAGGCCGAGGCCGAAGGCCTGGCCGACGCACCCGACTTCGACCGGGCCACGCCCTACGAGGTGGAGCTGGCCAAGGTGCTGCTGCGCTTCGAGGAGTCGGTGCAGAAATCGGCCCAGCTCAAGACGCCGCACGTGCTGGCCCAGTACCTGCTCGACCTGGCCGCCGCCTGGAACGCCTACTACAACGCCAAGGAAGACGGCCGGCCGGCCACCCCGGTGCTCACCGCTCCCGAGGGGCTGCGCGGCCTCAGGCTGGCGCTGGTGCGCCGGTTGAAGCAGACGGTGGCCACCGGCCTCGGTCTGCTCGGCATCGGCGCCCCCGAAGCCATGTAA
- a CDS encoding deoxynucleoside kinase, whose amino-acid sequence MYIAIAGNIGSGKSTLTRLLAARYRLHPVYEAVEENPYLADFYLDMGRWAFHSQVFFLAKRLDQHLSEINPRRRVVQDRTVFEDAHVFARNLRQQGHFSDRDWATYTALFQGVARALRQPDLLIYIHAGVTTLKARIAKRGRDYERAIPEEYLAALNQLYEEWVGGLKDVPVLTLPGDELDFVENPEDRRWIYQQLEVRGLQPFELFE is encoded by the coding sequence ATGTACATCGCCATCGCCGGAAACATCGGATCGGGCAAGTCCACGCTCACCAGGCTGCTGGCGGCGCGCTACCGGCTGCACCCGGTCTACGAGGCCGTGGAGGAGAACCCCTACCTCGCCGACTTCTACCTCGACATGGGGCGTTGGGCCTTCCACTCGCAGGTCTTCTTCCTGGCCAAGCGGCTCGACCAGCACCTGAGCGAGATCAACCCCCGCCGGCGGGTGGTGCAGGACCGCACCGTCTTCGAGGACGCCCACGTCTTCGCGCGCAACCTGCGGCAGCAGGGGCACTTCTCGGACCGCGACTGGGCCACCTACACCGCGCTCTTCCAGGGGGTGGCGCGGGCGCTCCGGCAGCCCGACCTGCTCATCTACATCCACGCCGGCGTAACGACGCTCAAGGCGCGCATCGCCAAGCGGGGACGCGACTACGAGCGCGCGATTCCCGAAGAATACCTGGCGGCGCTGAACCAGCTCTACGAGGAGTGGGTGGGCGGCCTCAAGGACGTGCCGGTCCTCACGCTGCCCGGCGACGAGCTGGACTTCGTGGAGAACCCCGAGGACCGCCGCTGGATCTACCAGCAGCTCGAGGTGCGCGGCCTCCAGCCCTTCGAGCTCTTCGAGTGA